One Turneriella parva DSM 21527 genomic region harbors:
- a CDS encoding RluA family pseudouridine synthase: MATYGFKNPQKLHGERFDKVLHALLTERVEGGVSRGMVRKLIMIGAAYLNGSRCRIASKPVFAGIEVRVEYKADRLPQARQQNVPDLNPSDILYHQNGLIVVNKPPRLPTVPTLDNARDNLVAALKRLLANTTRSSPETMYLGIHHRLDAETSGCILFTTDPAMNVFAANLFQENLIKKEYVAATKMKPGMREKKWEIKNELVRAEKKHNRYASTEWLAAHGKTGAKPEGSFAFSRFEILQTLEPRALVRAEPVTGRTHQLRVHLSEFGMPIIGDRTYGGEPADRLMLHARRLEFRGPDGKDVVVEAPVPEAFKKLFTAS; the protein is encoded by the coding sequence ACGCTCTTTTGACTGAGCGCGTCGAAGGCGGCGTCTCGCGGGGCATGGTGCGCAAGCTGATTATGATCGGCGCAGCCTATCTCAACGGCAGCCGTTGCCGCATTGCTTCAAAACCCGTATTTGCCGGCATCGAAGTGCGTGTCGAATACAAGGCAGACAGGCTGCCGCAGGCGCGGCAACAGAATGTGCCAGACCTGAACCCGTCAGATATTCTCTACCACCAAAACGGACTCATCGTCGTGAACAAACCACCACGCCTGCCGACAGTGCCGACGCTCGACAATGCACGCGACAACCTCGTCGCGGCGCTGAAGCGACTGCTGGCAAACACGACGCGCTCTTCGCCGGAGACCATGTACCTTGGAATTCACCACCGCCTTGATGCGGAAACATCGGGATGTATACTTTTTACGACCGACCCTGCGATGAATGTTTTTGCCGCCAACCTCTTTCAGGAAAATCTCATCAAAAAAGAGTATGTGGCTGCGACGAAGATGAAGCCCGGCATGCGCGAAAAAAAGTGGGAAATCAAGAACGAGCTCGTGCGCGCAGAGAAGAAACACAATCGTTATGCATCCACCGAATGGCTGGCTGCGCATGGCAAAACGGGCGCGAAGCCCGAAGGCTCTTTTGCCTTTAGCCGTTTCGAAATTCTGCAGACGCTTGAACCCAGGGCTCTGGTTCGCGCCGAGCCTGTCACGGGTCGAACGCACCAGCTGCGTGTGCATCTCTCTGAATTCGGCATGCCGATAATCGGCGACCGAACTTACGGCGGTGAACCAGCCGACCGGCTCATGCTGCATGCACGCCGGCTCGAATTTCGTGGCCCAGATGGCAAAGACGTCGTCGTCGAAGCCCCGGTGCCAGAAGCCTTCAAAAAGCTTTTCACCGCCAGCTGA
- a CDS encoding D-sedoheptulose-7-phosphate isomerase yields MKDYIRAQVKDSISVKERYLADEANINQLDKICADVIAAYKAGKKTLIAGNGGSAADAQHIAAEFVSRFYFDRPALASIALTTDTSALTAIGNDYGYELLFSRQLEANAQPGDIYIAISTSGNSKNVLHSLEVAKKIGLKTIGLTGMKGGKMADMVDYCVRVPSDETPRIQECHILIGHILCAAVEKELFEKEYRK; encoded by the coding sequence ATGAAAGACTACATTCGTGCGCAGGTTAAAGATTCGATCAGCGTCAAAGAACGTTACCTTGCTGACGAAGCGAACATTAACCAGCTCGATAAGATCTGTGCCGATGTGATCGCGGCCTATAAGGCAGGCAAGAAGACCCTGATCGCCGGCAATGGCGGCAGTGCAGCAGACGCGCAGCATATTGCGGCAGAATTTGTCAGTCGCTTTTATTTCGACCGGCCCGCGCTCGCGAGTATTGCACTCACGACCGATACCTCGGCGCTGACTGCAATAGGCAACGACTATGGTTACGAACTGCTTTTCTCGCGCCAGCTTGAAGCGAATGCACAGCCGGGTGACATCTATATCGCGATCTCAACCTCAGGCAATTCCAAAAACGTTTTACATTCGCTTGAAGTTGCTAAAAAAATAGGATTAAAAACGATTGGGCTTACCGGCATGAAAGGCGGTAAAATGGCCGACATGGTCGATTATTGCGTACGTGTGCCGTCAGACGAAACCCCACGTATTCAAGAATGCCATATACTCATCGGGCATATATTGTGCGCCGCGGTTGAAAAAGAACTGTTTGAGAAAGAATACCGAAAGTAG
- a CDS encoding NADH-quinone oxidoreductase subunit A: MPNSAVPTSLWPALLQLLFGVGFAGLILLLAHKIRPRTSKPAESHPDTFECGIPYTDDARGLFNVKFYLVAMIFIIFDVEAIFLMPWAVSFQPFREAGFGFVMLVELVIFMAILFIGYYYVLKKGALNWEDPN, translated from the coding sequence ATGCCCAATTCGGCGGTACCCACTTCTCTCTGGCCTGCTCTGCTGCAGCTTCTGTTCGGCGTCGGCTTTGCCGGGCTGATTCTGCTGCTCGCTCACAAGATCAGACCCCGCACGAGCAAACCCGCCGAATCGCACCCTGACACGTTCGAATGCGGTATACCCTACACCGACGATGCGCGCGGGCTGTTCAACGTAAAGTTCTACCTTGTGGCGATGATTTTTATCATCTTCGACGTCGAGGCCATCTTTCTGATGCCCTGGGCGGTATCGTTTCAGCCGTTTCGCGAAGCCGGCTTCGGTTTCGTGATGCTTGTTGAACTCGTCATATTTATGGCAATTCTCTTCATCGGCTATTATTATGTGCTGAAGAAAGGCGCCCTGAATTGGGAGGATCCAAATTGA
- a CDS encoding STAS domain-containing protein, whose product MLDKNKGLTFSFKDEPNFTVVQLTGDLNMFSAPELRTALVKHLEKGIARFVLDLTELAFVDSSGIGVLVSFVSMVKKRESSKVVICGLNEQIQNIFEVTRLLSVFNISADLESATKDVMA is encoded by the coding sequence ATGCTCGACAAAAACAAAGGCCTAACATTCAGTTTTAAAGACGAACCGAACTTCACTGTTGTACAGCTGACCGGCGATCTGAATATGTTTTCAGCGCCTGAGCTCAGAACGGCGCTCGTGAAGCACCTCGAAAAGGGTATTGCCCGATTTGTGCTCGACCTGACCGAACTGGCATTCGTCGATTCGTCTGGTATTGGGGTGCTCGTGAGTTTTGTCAGCATGGTCAAAAAGCGCGAGAGTTCTAAAGTAGTGATTTGCGGCCTCAATGAGCAGATTCAAAACATCTTTGAGGTGACGCGGCTCTTGTCGGTTTTCAATATTTCTGCCGATCTCGAATCGGCCACGAAAGATGTCATGGCCTGA
- a CDS encoding SpoIIE family protein phosphatase → MPALYPNYFFVGSLLSFLFLLYVAILLFRVPNRSPASTQLAIAMVFTGIFNLSYLITHGIYTVPNFATRWLNFYTAMCAGLHVAAFFHSFPRVHSTRVVKWVLVIGHSSIILVSAWLAYVMFNSPLYYLFNSHFWDSDSLPAQKAVSLMILLHFLHFVATGIWRGFKERGDERSGVWLIAAAFLFATIPPAILQVLSRDNLIPRSTFMTATVIFNLFGYFAAIVTYINVTKDRTSVLWRITGITLLTVLLIFQAVAYYWLHDAERNFDALLYGRAREGYVLGRLPDYGVKKIIYDHKQSKLLSAPGEDYESETALLQQMQATYLHDSLQVLKGDAETVKKVALDLLAQVSKHSAIQSRYLQELVSRANYTDGATLTAAIRSLRSQQLYQIAKLRQMSDAEFEKKSGEVIAALDKKFPGLAEATEKLGELAATEKKQLLMASLTPWREEAQRLYRGQIHYAGSFPQHYVSYPFVDQGQQRVIEVAYPYIYYRQQIAAATWPLVIVILSSYLFILIGFSVFFRGALMRPINWLVDGLKEIHNDNFDARVKVQVEDEIGFMAKSFNKMARSIKAGRMRLQQYAEQLEEKVKERTQELQTTLKDVQALKAQQDGDYFLTTLLLKPLGVNEVDSSLVGIESVVRQKKKFEFRHWSKDIGGDINISHIIELEGKRHIAFVNGDAMGKSIQGAGGALVLGSVFHTIVERTQATLAMQQQAPERWLKNAFIELHRVFESFDGSMLMSGFFGLIDEHTGLMYHILAEHPRAVLYRNGKAEFIENDTMLRKLGTAGVEGKLQIATTQLEPGDVLFVGSDGRDDIILGYDEHGDRIINEDETLFLRIIEENGGRVTDIVGAIEQRGEIMDDLSIMRIERYVEQRNNHHAFDYGAVLSGVKRDLKTGQTDKAIRRIEAYLRQDEFYPEAVKNLAQIYYQTKDYEKAAQYAQDYLWLKPADAHFVYFASLCFRRIKDYRKSIDLSERLRLREVPIAKNLALLCDLHLRMGNFKRAEAMLSELIEIDKNFGSIDILKRKLADAQAKAAT, encoded by the coding sequence ATGCCCGCGTTGTATCCCAATTACTTCTTTGTAGGTTCGTTGCTGTCTTTTCTATTCTTATTATATGTGGCGATTCTGCTGTTTCGGGTGCCCAACCGCTCGCCGGCGAGCACGCAACTCGCGATTGCGATGGTTTTCACCGGAATTTTCAATCTGAGCTATCTGATCACGCATGGCATCTATACCGTGCCGAATTTTGCGACGCGCTGGCTGAATTTCTACACGGCGATGTGCGCAGGTCTTCACGTCGCCGCGTTCTTTCATTCGTTCCCGCGCGTTCACTCGACGCGCGTGGTAAAATGGGTTCTGGTTATTGGGCACTCCTCCATTATTCTGGTATCGGCATGGCTCGCATACGTCATGTTCAATTCGCCGCTCTATTATCTTTTTAACAGCCATTTCTGGGATTCAGATTCTCTGCCCGCGCAGAAGGCTGTCAGCCTCATGATTCTACTGCACTTCTTACACTTCGTCGCCACGGGTATCTGGCGCGGTTTCAAAGAGCGTGGCGACGAGCGCTCGGGCGTGTGGCTGATTGCGGCAGCGTTTCTGTTCGCGACAATACCGCCCGCGATCTTGCAGGTTCTCAGCCGCGACAATCTAATACCACGCTCGACTTTTATGACGGCCACGGTCATTTTTAACCTGTTCGGTTACTTTGCAGCGATCGTTACCTACATCAACGTCACGAAAGACCGTACCTCGGTTCTCTGGCGAATTACCGGCATTACACTCTTGACCGTGCTTTTGATATTTCAGGCGGTCGCGTATTACTGGCTGCACGATGCCGAGCGCAATTTCGATGCGCTGCTCTATGGCAGGGCGCGTGAAGGTTATGTTTTGGGCCGCCTACCAGACTATGGCGTCAAAAAAATAATCTATGACCACAAACAGAGTAAGCTTCTCTCTGCTCCCGGTGAGGATTACGAAAGTGAAACGGCCCTGTTGCAGCAGATGCAGGCAACCTATCTGCATGACAGTTTGCAGGTGCTCAAGGGCGATGCAGAAACGGTGAAGAAAGTGGCGCTCGATCTTCTCGCTCAGGTGTCGAAGCACTCGGCAATTCAATCGCGCTATTTGCAAGAACTGGTTTCGCGTGCCAATTATACCGATGGCGCAACGCTGACCGCAGCGATTCGCTCGCTCAGAAGCCAGCAGCTTTACCAGATCGCAAAGCTTCGGCAGATGAGCGACGCTGAGTTTGAGAAAAAAAGCGGTGAGGTGATTGCCGCACTCGATAAGAAATTTCCCGGGCTCGCCGAAGCCACAGAAAAATTGGGTGAACTCGCAGCTACGGAAAAGAAACAGCTGCTGATGGCATCTCTGACGCCATGGCGCGAAGAAGCGCAGCGGCTCTACCGAGGCCAGATACATTATGCCGGTAGCTTTCCGCAGCATTATGTATCTTACCCATTCGTTGACCAGGGACAGCAACGCGTCATTGAAGTTGCGTATCCCTATATCTATTACCGGCAGCAGATCGCCGCGGCAACGTGGCCGCTCGTGATCGTGATTCTGTCGTCGTACCTCTTTATACTTATTGGATTCTCCGTTTTCTTCAGGGGCGCCCTGATGCGGCCGATCAATTGGCTGGTCGATGGCCTTAAAGAGATTCACAACGACAATTTTGATGCCCGTGTCAAAGTTCAGGTTGAAGACGAGATCGGCTTTATGGCCAAGAGCTTTAACAAGATGGCGCGTTCAATTAAAGCCGGTCGCATGCGGTTGCAGCAATATGCCGAGCAGCTCGAAGAGAAAGTGAAAGAGCGTACGCAAGAACTGCAAACAACGCTCAAAGACGTGCAAGCGCTCAAGGCACAGCAAGACGGTGATTATTTTCTCACGACTCTGCTTCTAAAACCCCTCGGCGTGAATGAGGTCGACAGCTCCCTCGTAGGCATCGAGTCGGTCGTGCGGCAGAAGAAAAAGTTCGAGTTTCGCCACTGGAGTAAAGACATCGGCGGCGATATCAATATTTCGCACATAATTGAACTCGAAGGCAAACGGCACATCGCCTTCGTGAACGGTGACGCGATGGGCAAATCGATACAGGGGGCCGGCGGCGCGCTCGTCTTGGGGTCGGTTTTTCACACAATTGTTGAACGCACGCAGGCAACACTTGCGATGCAGCAGCAGGCACCGGAACGCTGGCTCAAGAATGCGTTCATTGAGCTGCACCGGGTGTTCGAGAGTTTCGACGGCTCGATGCTGATGTCGGGCTTTTTTGGCCTTATCGACGAGCACACGGGTCTGATGTACCATATTCTCGCCGAACACCCCCGCGCCGTGCTTTACCGAAACGGAAAAGCGGAGTTTATCGAGAACGATACCATGCTGCGCAAGCTTGGTACCGCAGGCGTTGAAGGTAAGTTGCAAATCGCAACAACCCAGCTCGAACCCGGTGATGTCTTATTCGTCGGGTCTGACGGTCGCGACGACATTATACTCGGGTACGATGAACATGGTGACCGTATTATCAACGAAGATGAGACGCTGTTCTTGCGCATTATTGAAGAAAATGGCGGACGCGTCACCGACATTGTGGGCGCAATTGAGCAGCGCGGCGAAATCATGGACGACCTCTCGATCATGCGTATCGAGCGCTATGTCGAGCAGCGCAACAACCACCACGCTTTCGACTATGGCGCGGTATTGAGCGGGGTGAAACGCGATCTTAAGACGGGGCAGACCGACAAAGCAATTCGGCGCATCGAAGCCTACCTGCGCCAAGATGAATTTTACCCCGAGGCGGTGAAGAATCTGGCGCAGATCTATTACCAGACCAAAGACTATGAAAAAGCCGCGCAGTATGCGCAGGATTATTTATGGCTAAAGCCAGCGGACGCACACTTTGTCTATTTCGCGAGCCTCTGCTTTCGCAGAATAAAAGACTACCGCAAGTCGATCGATCTTTCAGAGCGCCTGCGCCTCAGAGAAGTGCCGATCGCCAAGAACCTTGCGCTGCTGTGCGATCTGCACCTGCGCATGGGCAACTTCAAGCGGGCTGAGGCGATGCTCTCAGAACTCATTGAAATCGACAAGAATTTCGGTAGCATCGACATTTTGAAGCGCAAGCTCGCCGACGCACAGGCAAAAGCGGCGACGTAA
- a CDS encoding tetratricopeptide repeat protein yields MRNPYSYFLLAMLFFASAAGAQNQKKSSKDLAAEVDKLNWEGIDLSNDSRYLDAADRFQKAISLDDSRAARSYHNVAYTYELAGDKNKALENYQKAVVRNPQQTVSWASLGRMQYTMGLYKDAVFSGETTLKLDPRNASVQKWLPDAYSKLAEQKIYDARNDLTGDPATNPNCEARPEVIGEVGVFASAIGVIDKQSTALNLYKPAGVLQTPAGAYAEFNPLRELTFRLNGQTPYYGILQPTFYAGSQKIEMQYNFKYFFFGGGILFSQLNVENSTVPVSTTTYIQNTDYTSISDTKFGLFMGGRDDLTFFVLRIYPRYLFRDAESAPKSTSFDVAKVEIEYRRNLRLQLGSVVDEKQPISKGPFTDIIVKFVIDEIYLTEYKPTTGTDAVGHYFGTYDLSIGMEFGKLQREFDKVATTWGFLLTNRLYFQNTGNTNLTSFGNGQGYFGFNSTGATTGNAFSSYRGNSFIVTLFAAQMFKNRYILREQLFFEGTPGSERNHAIGLQLSFGVRF; encoded by the coding sequence ATGCGCAATCCATACTCCTATTTTTTGCTGGCGATGTTGTTTTTCGCCTCTGCAGCCGGTGCACAGAACCAGAAAAAAAGCAGCAAAGACCTTGCGGCTGAGGTAGATAAGCTCAACTGGGAAGGTATCGACCTTTCCAATGATTCGCGCTACCTCGATGCTGCTGATCGTTTTCAAAAAGCAATCTCACTCGACGATTCACGCGCCGCGCGCTCATACCATAACGTTGCCTACACGTACGAGCTTGCGGGCGATAAGAACAAGGCGCTGGAAAACTACCAAAAAGCGGTCGTGCGCAATCCACAGCAGACGGTATCATGGGCGAGCCTCGGGCGAATGCAGTACACCATGGGGCTCTACAAAGATGCGGTTTTCTCTGGTGAAACCACGCTGAAGCTCGACCCGCGCAACGCGTCGGTTCAAAAGTGGTTACCCGATGCGTACTCGAAACTCGCCGAGCAAAAAATTTATGACGCACGCAATGATCTGACCGGTGACCCGGCCACAAACCCGAACTGCGAGGCACGGCCCGAAGTGATCGGTGAGGTGGGTGTGTTTGCTTCGGCAATCGGCGTCATCGATAAACAGTCGACGGCGCTGAATCTCTATAAACCTGCAGGGGTTTTGCAGACACCTGCGGGCGCCTATGCGGAGTTCAATCCGTTGCGCGAGCTGACGTTCAGATTGAATGGCCAGACGCCATATTACGGCATTTTGCAGCCCACGTTTTATGCAGGCTCGCAGAAGATCGAGATGCAGTACAACTTCAAGTACTTCTTTTTCGGCGGCGGCATTCTCTTCAGCCAGCTGAATGTCGAGAACAGCACCGTGCCCGTGTCGACGACGACGTATATTCAGAATACCGATTATACTTCAATCTCAGACACAAAATTCGGTCTCTTTATGGGCGGCCGCGACGATCTGACATTTTTCGTTCTGCGCATATACCCCCGTTATCTGTTTCGCGATGCTGAAAGCGCGCCGAAGAGCACGTCTTTCGACGTGGCGAAGGTTGAAATCGAATACCGCCGTAATCTGCGGCTGCAGCTGGGTTCGGTTGTCGACGAAAAGCAACCGATCAGCAAAGGCCCGTTCACCGATATTATCGTGAAATTCGTGATCGACGAAATTTACCTCACCGAATACAAGCCGACAACCGGCACCGATGCCGTGGGTCACTATTTCGGTACTTATGACCTCTCGATTGGTATGGAGTTCGGCAAGTTGCAGCGCGAGTTCGACAAGGTTGCCACGACCTGGGGTTTTTTACTCACCAATCGGCTCTACTTTCAGAATACCGGCAATACGAACCTGACAAGTTTCGGCAACGGCCAGGGTTATTTCGGCTTCAATTCAACCGGAGCAACCACCGGAAACGCCTTCTCATCGTACCGCGGCAATTCGTTCATCGTCACGCTGTTCGCCGCGCAGATGTTTAAAAACCGCTACATTCTGCGGGAGCAATTGTTCTTCGAAGGCACACCCGGCTCTGAGCGCAACCATGCGATCGGTCTTCAGCTTTCGTTCGGCGTGAGGTTCTGA
- a CDS encoding NADH-quinone oxidoreductase subunit B yields the protein MHPASSAGPEKGQFDQSFIVGALDDFISWGQSYSLWPFPFATACCGIEYMATSASDFDIARFGAERPSFSPRQADMILVLGTITYKMAPVLRNIYEQLADPRYVVSVGACASSGGMFHTYAVLQGIDRILPVDVYVPGCPPRPEAILEAVMQLQKKLRAQTIEERREEIRHKLALIEEKNRPIVVE from the coding sequence ATGCACCCTGCCAGCTCAGCAGGCCCCGAAAAGGGCCAGTTCGACCAGAGCTTCATCGTGGGCGCGCTCGACGATTTTATCTCGTGGGGGCAGTCTTATTCGCTTTGGCCGTTTCCCTTTGCGACCGCCTGCTGCGGCATCGAGTACATGGCGACAAGTGCCTCTGATTTTGATATCGCGCGCTTTGGTGCCGAACGCCCGTCATTCTCACCACGCCAGGCAGACATGATTCTCGTGCTCGGCACCATCACCTACAAGATGGCTCCGGTATTGCGCAATATTTACGAACAGCTCGCCGACCCAAGATACGTGGTTTCGGTCGGGGCCTGCGCGTCGTCGGGGGGTATGTTCCACACCTACGCGGTGCTGCAGGGCATCGACCGCATTCTGCCGGTCGATGTGTACGTTCCGGGTTGCCCTCCCCGCCCTGAGGCGATTCTCGAAGCGGTGATGCAGCTGCAGAAAAAATTGCGCGCGCAGACAATTGAAGAACGCCGCGAAGAAATTCGCCATAAGTTGGCGTTAATCGAAGAGAAAAATCGTCCCATAGTCGTAGAGTGA
- a CDS encoding cupin domain-containing protein, translating to MAAQYYDIQDSRRIFGSEVELMKFLKSLLIKDYKIYEMQNEKGTIVPYHAHAHTETILVLEGVMRLIIEEDIVDIYPGQMVTIQPFAVHMAAFPQESGARFYLLYSERGKQKLFPQQD from the coding sequence ATGGCAGCGCAATATTACGACATTCAAGATTCGCGGCGCATCTTCGGCAGCGAAGTCGAGCTGATGAAGTTTCTGAAGTCGCTGCTGATCAAGGATTACAAGATATACGAGATGCAGAATGAAAAGGGCACCATCGTGCCCTACCACGCGCACGCTCACACTGAAACAATTCTCGTACTCGAGGGCGTCATGCGCCTTATCATCGAAGAAGACATCGTCGATATTTATCCTGGGCAAATGGTGACGATTCAGCCATTCGCAGTCCATATGGCGGCTTTTCCGCAAGAGTCGGGCGCGCGCTTCTATTTACTGTATTCTGAGCGCGGTAAGCAGAAACTTTTTCCTCAGCAGGATTAA